The following are encoded in a window of Phreatobacter oligotrophus genomic DNA:
- a CDS encoding DNA topoisomerase IB — translation MSHIVFADTAAPGFSRQRHGRGFAYRDARGRRLTDPAMLERIRALVIPPAWRDVWIAPDPRGHIQAVGRDEKGRRQYIYHADFRAHREAEKFDRLTAFAKVLPRLRRQILRDLDRPGLTREKVLATVVYLLDRTLIRIGNETYARTNGSFGLSTLRSRHVCVRGETVRFTFTGKSGKDWSLAVADRRVGQVVKRCQDLPGQHLFQYRDADGVPRTISSEDVNAYLREVAGEPVSAKEFRTWGGSVLCTLALSLAPPADNERHRRRQQASAVRAVAQRLGNTPAVCRASYVHPKVLSAHEAGLLFRRGGRMRHSADLAPRLTAAERTLLAILAGEAEALQRTPRRAARTTLEAGFAATP, via the coding sequence ATGAGCCATATTGTTTTCGCCGACACGGCTGCGCCGGGTTTCTCCCGCCAGCGCCATGGCCGCGGCTTCGCCTATCGGGACGCCAGGGGTCGCCGCCTCACCGATCCCGCCATGCTGGAGCGCATCCGAGCTCTGGTCATCCCGCCGGCCTGGCGGGACGTGTGGATCGCGCCCGATCCGCGCGGCCACATCCAGGCCGTCGGCCGCGACGAGAAGGGCCGGCGCCAATACATCTACCACGCGGATTTTCGCGCCCATCGCGAGGCCGAGAAGTTCGATCGGCTGACCGCCTTCGCCAAGGTACTGCCGCGCCTGCGCCGCCAGATCCTGCGCGACCTCGACCGTCCCGGCCTGACCCGCGAGAAGGTGCTGGCGACGGTGGTCTATTTGCTCGACCGCACGCTCATCCGCATCGGCAACGAGACATATGCGCGGACCAATGGCAGCTTCGGGCTGTCCACCCTGCGCAGCCGCCACGTGTGCGTGCGGGGCGAGACGGTGCGCTTCACCTTCACCGGCAAGAGCGGCAAGGACTGGAGCCTCGCTGTTGCCGACAGGCGGGTCGGACAGGTGGTGAAGCGCTGCCAGGACCTGCCGGGCCAGCACCTCTTCCAGTATCGCGATGCCGATGGCGTGCCGCGGACCATCTCCTCGGAGGACGTGAATGCCTATCTCCGGGAGGTCGCGGGCGAGCCGGTGAGCGCCAAGGAGTTCCGCACGTGGGGCGGAAGCGTCCTGTGCACGCTCGCGCTGTCGCTGGCGCCCCCGGCGGACAACGAGCGCCACCGTCGCCGCCAGCAGGCGAGCGCCGTGCGGGCCGTGGCGCAGCGGCTCGGCAATACGCCGGCCGTCTGCCGCGCCTCCTATGTGCATCCGAAGGTCCTATCCGCCCACGAGGCGGGATTGCTGTTCCGCCGCGGCGGGCGAATGCGGCACTCCGCCGACCTCGCGCCTCGTCTCACCGCCGCCGAGCGCACCTTGCTCGCCATCCTCGCCGGGGAGGCGGAGGCGCTGCAGCGGACACCCCGCCGGGCCGCCCGAACGACCCTGGAGGCGGGGTTTGCGGCAACGCCCTAG
- a CDS encoding ABC transporter substrate-binding protein, protein MTMTVSRRILLQAGAVAALASPTVLRAQTPTLKITTWGGKWGEIMKGDLLPAFEREFKCSVQADQAFPFLPKLQASPRNNPIYDVLHANSNEQWKALEEGLVEPKMDVRNVPNLKDVYPYAISDKMVGVSIFTSAIGLGFRTDKGLARPTSWKDLADPKLAGQRGGYLIPVNSLGQAHLMLLGKIYGRGYDDLDAAYKALEALRPIKLFDFTGQMEKALLSAEVSMGVIHDSGVYRYDGSNEPVDFAIPSEGVPALEQVLAVTPGSRVKELAYAYVDYMLRPDVQKKLAEAVWYSPSNTKVQLDAKYDAKLFNTPAKVAQLIQMDWKWYNARKDDIDTRVQRILRGR, encoded by the coding sequence ATGACGATGACAGTGAGCCGACGCATCCTCCTCCAGGCCGGCGCCGTGGCGGCCCTGGCGAGCCCGACCGTCCTTCGCGCGCAGACCCCGACGCTCAAGATCACGACCTGGGGCGGCAAGTGGGGCGAGATCATGAAGGGCGACCTGCTCCCGGCCTTCGAGCGCGAGTTCAAGTGCTCGGTCCAGGCCGACCAGGCCTTCCCCTTCCTGCCGAAGCTGCAGGCGAGCCCGCGCAACAATCCGATCTACGACGTGCTCCACGCCAATTCGAACGAGCAGTGGAAGGCGCTGGAGGAGGGCCTCGTCGAGCCGAAGATGGACGTGCGCAACGTCCCCAACCTCAAGGACGTCTACCCTTACGCCATCAGCGACAAGATGGTCGGCGTCTCGATCTTCACCTCCGCCATCGGCCTCGGCTTCCGCACCGACAAGGGCCTCGCCAGGCCGACCTCGTGGAAGGACCTCGCCGATCCGAAGCTCGCCGGCCAGCGCGGCGGCTACCTCATCCCGGTCAATAGCCTCGGCCAGGCGCATCTCATGCTGCTCGGCAAGATCTATGGTCGCGGCTATGACGACCTCGACGCCGCCTACAAGGCGCTGGAGGCGCTGAGGCCGATCAAGCTCTTCGACTTCACCGGCCAGATGGAGAAGGCGCTCCTCTCCGCCGAGGTCTCCATGGGCGTCATCCATGACAGCGGCGTCTACCGCTACGACGGCTCCAACGAGCCGGTGGACTTCGCCATCCCCTCCGAGGGCGTGCCCGCGCTCGAACAGGTGCTGGCGGTGACGCCGGGCTCGCGGGTGAAGGAGCTCGCCTATGCCTATGTCGACTACATGCTGCGCCCGGACGTGCAGAAGAAGCTTGCCGAGGCGGTCTGGTACTCGCCCTCCAACACCAAGGTGCAGCTCGACGCCAAGTATGACGCCAAGCTCTTCAACACCCCCGCCAAGGTGGCCCAGCTCATCCAGATGGACTGGAAGTGGTACAACGCCCGCAAGGATGACATCGACACCCGCGTGCAGCGCATCCTGAGGGGCCGATGA
- a CDS encoding ABC transporter substrate-binding protein, producing the protein MLKRLMLTAALCLAAGTAIAQELPAAIKQRGTLIAAVIPNYPPLEMKNPQTGELTGFDIELGNAIAAKLGIRMQWQETSFEQMLSAVRTGRVDIILSGMSDLPSRHETATFINYIRSGTQFFTQHSRAAEFPTRESLCGKAVGASRRTSLPTEIKAFSDAECVAKGRPEIRIVGTEGSADARTQLRQGRIDAAMQGSETLPYIMGLEPNTYALIGEPTRYTLMGIATAREAEDLRQAIVGALKGLIADGTYRQLLVKWQLQPSELTEITINAGR; encoded by the coding sequence ATGCTGAAACGCCTGATGCTCACCGCCGCGCTCTGCCTCGCCGCCGGCACGGCGATCGCCCAGGAGCTCCCCGCCGCCATCAAGCAGCGCGGGACGCTGATCGCCGCCGTCATCCCGAACTACCCGCCGCTGGAGATGAAGAACCCGCAGACGGGCGAGCTGACCGGCTTCGACATCGAGCTCGGCAATGCCATCGCCGCGAAGCTCGGCATCCGGATGCAGTGGCAGGAGACGAGCTTCGAGCAGATGCTCTCCGCCGTCCGCACCGGCCGCGTCGACATCATCCTCTCCGGCATGAGCGACCTGCCCTCGCGCCACGAGACCGCGACCTTCATCAACTACATCCGGTCCGGCACGCAGTTCTTCACCCAGCATTCCCGCGCCGCGGAGTTCCCGACCCGCGAGTCGCTCTGCGGCAAGGCGGTCGGCGCCTCGCGCCGCACCTCGCTCCCCACCGAGATCAAGGCCTTCTCGGATGCCGAATGCGTCGCGAAAGGCCGGCCCGAGATCCGCATCGTCGGCACCGAGGGTTCGGCCGATGCCCGCACCCAGCTCCGCCAGGGCCGCATCGACGCCGCCATGCAGGGCTCGGAAACCCTGCCCTACATCATGGGCCTCGAGCCCAACACCTACGCCCTGATCGGCGAGCCCACCCGCTACACGCTCATGGGCATCGCCACGGCGCGCGAGGCCGAGGACCTGCGCCAGGCCATTGTCGGCGCGCTCAAGGGCCTTATCGCCGACGGCACCTACCGGCAGCTTCTCGTGAAATGGCAGCTGCAGCCGTCCGAACTCACGGAGATCACCATCAATGCCGGTCGCTAG
- a CDS encoding ABC transporter permease yields MSRRRFDPGRAAYLTLNGAIVAFLLTPIAIIGVFALNPTPYISFPPVGVTLRWFDKFFTSPEFMNALWLSLQVAVAVLILSMLIGGLCALGLARGNIPGARILTACFMSPLMLPAILTGLALFQLYLLLDIGRPVWGLIMGHTLVAVPYVLRTTLAVLHNFDRRIEEAAAVHGAGPLRVFFEVTLPLIQPGVVAGGIFAFIVSFDQFPISLFLVLPKGETLPVVLFNYMKFDLDGAIAAASMVSILMAILVVVLLEKTIGLKTYVKL; encoded by the coding sequence ATGAGCCGCCGCCGCTTCGATCCCGGCCGGGCCGCCTACCTGACGCTCAACGGCGCCATCGTCGCCTTCCTGCTTACGCCCATCGCCATCATCGGCGTCTTCGCGCTCAACCCGACGCCCTACATCTCCTTCCCGCCGGTGGGCGTGACGCTGCGCTGGTTCGACAAGTTCTTCACCAGCCCGGAATTCATGAATGCGCTGTGGCTGAGCCTGCAGGTCGCGGTGGCGGTGCTCATCCTGTCCATGCTGATCGGCGGCCTCTGCGCGCTGGGCCTCGCCCGCGGCAACATTCCCGGCGCCCGCATCCTCACCGCCTGTTTCATGTCGCCGCTGATGCTGCCGGCGATCCTCACCGGCCTCGCCCTCTTCCAGCTCTACCTGCTGCTCGACATCGGCCGGCCGGTCTGGGGCCTCATCATGGGGCACACCCTGGTCGCCGTGCCCTATGTGCTGCGCACGACGCTCGCCGTCCTGCACAATTTCGACCGGCGCATCGAGGAGGCGGCCGCCGTCCATGGCGCGGGCCCCTTGCGCGTCTTCTTCGAGGTGACGCTGCCGCTCATCCAGCCGGGCGTCGTCGCCGGCGGCATCTTCGCCTTCATCGTCTCCTTCGACCAGTTCCCGATCTCGCTCTTTCTCGTCCTGCCCAAGGGGGAGACGCTGCCGGTCGTGCTGTTCAACTACATGAAATTCGACCTCGACGGCGCCATTGCGGCCGCCTCGATGGTCTCGATCCTCATGGCCATCCTGGTCGTGGTCCTCCTGGAGAAGACCATCGGCCTCAAGACTTACGTGAAGCTCTGA
- a CDS encoding amino acid ABC transporter permease: MSAPASPAALPDISGYTLVAERHWGRWVAVAIIVLLLAALARAFAVGQIEWTFVGQFLTAKSILDGLVNTILMTIGAMTLGITLGIVTAVMRMSPNPVLKGVAMGYAWLFRGTPVILQLLLWFNLALIFPTLGIPGLFSVRTVDVMTPAVAALLGLGINQGAYTSEVMRAGMLSVDVGQYEAAKSIGMTRLLALRRIVFPQAMRVIIPPLGNEFIGMVKLTSLASVIQFSEILHNAQNIYYANSRVIELLIVAAVWYLVVVSVLTPIQMLLERHFGRGAGTGR; this comes from the coding sequence ATGAGCGCCCCCGCAAGCCCGGCCGCCCTTCCCGACATTTCCGGCTACACGCTGGTGGCGGAGCGCCACTGGGGCCGCTGGGTGGCGGTGGCCATCATCGTCCTGCTGCTCGCCGCCCTCGCCCGCGCCTTCGCGGTCGGCCAGATCGAGTGGACCTTCGTCGGCCAGTTCCTCACCGCGAAGTCCATCCTCGACGGCCTCGTCAACACCATCCTCATGACCATCGGCGCCATGACGCTGGGCATCACGCTCGGCATCGTCACGGCGGTGATGCGCATGTCGCCGAACCCGGTGCTGAAGGGCGTCGCCATGGGCTACGCCTGGCTCTTCCGCGGCACGCCGGTGATCCTGCAGCTGCTGCTCTGGTTCAACCTGGCGCTGATCTTCCCGACGCTCGGCATTCCCGGGCTCTTCTCGGTGCGCACCGTCGACGTGATGACGCCGGCCGTCGCGGCCCTCCTCGGCCTCGGCATCAACCAGGGCGCCTATACCTCCGAGGTGATGCGCGCCGGCATGCTCTCCGTCGATGTCGGCCAGTACGAGGCGGCGAAATCCATCGGCATGACGCGCCTCCTGGCGCTCCGCCGCATCGTCTTCCCGCAGGCCATGCGGGTCATCATCCCGCCGCTCGGTAACGAGTTCATCGGCATGGTGAAGCTGACCTCGCTGGCGAGCGTCATCCAGTTCTCCGAGATCCTGCACAACGCCCAGAACATCTACTACGCCAACTCGCGGGTCATCGAGCTGCTGATTGTCGCCGCCGTCTGGTATCTGGTCGTGGTCTCGGTGCTCACGCCCATCCAGATGCTGCTGGAGCGCCATTTCGGCCGCGGCGCGGGGACGGGACGATGA
- a CDS encoding amino acid ABC transporter ATP-binding protein, producing the protein MTRDISIRPIVSIVDVHKSFGTFKAVDGVSLDVFPGEVVCIIGASGSGKTTLLRCINQLVQVDSGAIWVDGELAGLRIDGTRLHRLPEAEIARQRLATGMVFQRFNLFPHLTALENIIEGPVQVLGRPRREAIAEAEALLKRVGLAEKAGAYPTNLSGGQQQRVAIARALAMKPKLMLFDEPTSALDPELVGEVLAVMRELAASGMTMIVVTHELGFAREVADRVVFMDHGAIVEMGPPDQVLGQPREARTSAFIAAVLA; encoded by the coding sequence ATGACGCGCGACATCTCCATCCGTCCCATTGTCTCGATCGTCGACGTCCACAAGAGCTTCGGCACCTTCAAGGCGGTGGACGGCGTCTCCCTCGACGTCTTCCCCGGCGAGGTCGTCTGCATCATCGGCGCCTCGGGCTCGGGCAAGACGACGCTGCTCCGCTGCATCAACCAGCTCGTGCAGGTGGACAGCGGCGCCATCTGGGTCGACGGCGAACTTGCCGGCCTTCGCATCGACGGCACCCGCCTCCACCGGCTGCCGGAGGCCGAGATCGCCCGCCAGCGCCTCGCCACCGGCATGGTGTTCCAGCGCTTCAACCTGTTCCCGCATCTGACTGCGCTCGAGAACATCATAGAGGGTCCGGTCCAGGTGCTCGGCCGCCCCCGCCGCGAGGCGATCGCCGAGGCCGAGGCCCTCCTGAAGCGGGTCGGTCTGGCGGAAAAGGCGGGGGCCTATCCGACGAACCTGTCGGGCGGCCAGCAGCAGCGCGTCGCCATCGCCCGCGCTCTCGCGATGAAGCCGAAGCTTATGCTCTTCGACGAGCCGACCTCGGCGCTCGATCCGGAACTGGTCGGCGAGGTCCTCGCGGTGATGCGCGAGCTCGCCGCCAGCGGCATGACCATGATCGTCGTCACCCACGAACTCGGCTTTGCCCGCGAGGTCGCCGACCGCGTCGTCTTCATGGACCACGGCGCCATCGTCGAGATGGGCCCGCCCGACCAGGTGCTCGGCCAGCCGAGGGAAGCGCGCACCAGCGCCTTCATCGCGGCGGTGCTGGCATGA
- a CDS encoding ABC transporter permease: MSPVAWAIGPAVLLFVVFFVIPFATMALLSFLSGNPANNPNVSFTTRHYERLIGDSLYFEALVATLRIGAITTLAALLLGYPLAHLMARIHSRVGHALLLMAVIAPMLTGIVVRTFAWMTLLQDRGVINATLMGWGVISEPLPLMYNEFGTILALVHIYVPFMVLTLTGVIGRIDERLEQAARNLGANRFQAFLEVTLPLSLPGILAGSLLVFALSISAYVTPFLMGGTDVLTLPMLIYQQVGASFNLGFAGALGVVLLAVSLVIVVAYNNVLGRFAGGEKMA; this comes from the coding sequence ATGTCTCCGGTCGCCTGGGCGATCGGGCCGGCCGTGCTGCTCTTCGTCGTCTTCTTCGTCATCCCCTTCGCCACCATGGCGCTGCTGTCGTTCCTGTCGGGCAATCCCGCCAACAACCCCAATGTCAGCTTCACCACGCGCCATTACGAGCGGCTCATCGGGGATTCCCTCTATTTCGAGGCGCTGGTTGCAACGCTGAGGATCGGCGCCATCACCACGCTGGCCGCCCTGCTGCTCGGCTATCCGCTGGCCCATCTGATGGCGCGCATCCACTCGCGGGTCGGCCACGCCCTGCTGCTGATGGCGGTGATCGCGCCGATGCTCACCGGAATCGTCGTGCGGACCTTCGCCTGGATGACGCTGCTGCAGGATCGCGGGGTCATCAACGCCACCCTCATGGGCTGGGGCGTCATCAGCGAGCCGCTGCCGCTCATGTACAACGAGTTCGGCACCATTCTCGCGCTGGTGCACATCTACGTGCCCTTCATGGTGCTGACGCTCACCGGCGTCATCGGCCGCATCGACGAGCGGCTCGAACAGGCTGCCCGCAATCTCGGCGCCAACCGTTTCCAGGCCTTCCTCGAAGTCACGCTGCCGCTGTCCTTGCCCGGCATCCTCGCCGGCTCGCTGCTGGTCTTCGCGCTGTCGATCAGCGCCTATGTCACGCCCTTCCTGATGGGCGGCACGGACGTCCTGACCCTGCCCATGCTGATCTACCAACAGGTCGGCGCGAGCTTCAATCTGGGCTTCGCGGGAGCCCTCGGCGTGGTCCTGCTCGCCGTCTCGCTGGTCATCGTGGTGGCCTACAACAACGTGCTGGGGCGCTTCGCCGGAGGGGAGAAGATGGCATGA
- a CDS encoding IclR family transcriptional regulator: protein MSLANAARVLHWFKRGHASAAVGELSAAMGWPKSTTSRLLKDMAGHGLLERDEPTRRYRVGLLMLELGRSFASGDPMLEAVDQALQEITRETGFSTGISILDGADIVVLRSRPGTHPLRVVTPPGTRGPAAANSTGRMLLGLLPREEVERRFTPYPSGLRPNAPPSLEELMARVDRARLRGWEESSDEALPGLAGVSIAIPGRDGRPALAPYIAFAVAQVDKGGRARLAAMLQDMAASLSPGGLQAFPLHRERSSKEAALG, encoded by the coding sequence GTGAGCCTCGCCAACGCCGCCCGAGTCCTCCACTGGTTCAAGCGTGGCCATGCCAGCGCCGCGGTGGGTGAACTGTCCGCTGCCATGGGCTGGCCGAAGAGCACGACGTCGCGGCTTCTCAAGGACATGGCGGGGCATGGCCTGCTCGAGCGGGACGAGCCGACGCGCCGCTACCGGGTCGGCCTTCTCATGCTCGAGCTCGGCCGCTCCTTCGCTTCCGGCGATCCGATGCTCGAGGCGGTGGACCAGGCGCTGCAGGAGATCACCCGCGAGACGGGCTTCTCCACCGGCATTTCCATCCTCGACGGGGCCGACATCGTGGTCCTGCGCAGCCGGCCCGGCACCCATCCGCTGCGGGTGGTGACGCCGCCCGGTACGCGCGGTCCCGCGGCGGCCAATTCGACCGGCCGGATGCTGCTCGGCCTCCTGCCGCGCGAGGAGGTGGAGCGCCGCTTCACGCCCTATCCGTCAGGGCTCCGCCCCAATGCGCCGCCCTCCCTCGAGGAGCTCATGGCGCGCGTGGACAGGGCGCGTCTCCGGGGCTGGGAGGAGTCGAGCGACGAGGCCCTGCCGGGCCTTGCCGGCGTGTCGATCGCCATTCCCGGCCGGGACGGGCGCCCGGCGCTGGCGCCCTACATCGCCTTCGCCGTGGCGCAGGTGGACAAGGGCGGGCGGGCGCGCCTTGCGGCCATGCTCCAGGACATGGCCGCCTCTCTCTCGCCGGGTGGCCTCCAGGCATTCCCCTTGCACCGTGAGCGGTCGTCGAAGGAGGCCGCCCTTGGCTAG
- a CDS encoding polysaccharide deacetylase family protein: MPVASLDALPLLPANRAPLSPVYPWPNGNKAAVFLSFDVDAESAWTAKDPNHYERLVTMSYGGFEARVGIPKLLEMLRQQELKATFFITGWAIEAHTAACEAILKDGHEIGHHGFHHLMPDPGAPHIVEEMDKGLDSLKRRLGVVPVGYRAPLGESCEELRVLLKKHGFLYSSSWRDDVRPYRQVLADGTPGVIELPATMTFDDWMYGLTHRYSPRPLFPREHVLSIWNDELAETREWGGLITTVLHPQVSGRPMRLKLLREFLEHVKSYGDVWIATGAEIAGHFAACEAADAKAA, from the coding sequence ATGCCGGTCGCTAGCCTCGACGCCCTGCCGCTCCTGCCCGCCAACCGGGCGCCGCTCTCGCCGGTCTATCCCTGGCCGAACGGCAACAAGGCGGCGGTCTTCCTGTCCTTCGACGTCGATGCCGAATCCGCCTGGACCGCGAAGGACCCGAACCATTACGAGCGCCTCGTCACCATGTCCTATGGCGGCTTCGAGGCCCGCGTCGGCATCCCGAAGCTCCTGGAAATGCTGCGCCAGCAGGAGCTGAAGGCAACCTTCTTCATCACCGGCTGGGCCATCGAGGCGCACACCGCCGCCTGCGAGGCGATCCTCAAGGACGGCCATGAGATCGGCCATCACGGCTTCCACCACCTGATGCCCGACCCCGGCGCGCCGCATATCGTCGAGGAGATGGACAAGGGCCTCGACAGCCTGAAGCGGCGCCTCGGCGTGGTGCCGGTCGGCTACCGCGCGCCGCTCGGCGAAAGCTGCGAGGAACTCCGCGTGCTTCTGAAGAAGCACGGCTTTCTCTATTCGTCATCCTGGCGCGACGACGTCCGTCCCTATCGCCAGGTCCTCGCCGACGGCACGCCGGGCGTCATCGAGCTGCCGGCGACAATGACCTTCGACGACTGGATGTACGGCCTCACCCACCGCTACTCGCCGCGGCCGCTCTTTCCCCGCGAGCACGTCCTGTCGATCTGGAACGACGAGCTGGCGGAGACCCGCGAATGGGGCGGCCTCATCACCACCGTCCTCCATCCGCAGGTCTCGGGCCGGCCGATGCGACTCAAGCTGCTTCGCGAGTTCCTCGAACACGTGAAGAGCTATGGCGACGTATGGATCGCCACCGGCGCCGAGATCGCCGGCCATTTCGCCGCCTGCGAGGCGGCCGACGCCAAGGCGGCGTGA
- a CDS encoding ABC transporter substrate-binding protein, with the protein MSIRTSLLAAGLALAATAAAAQQPIPLPDAIRSAGVVRIGIEATYPPMAYKDPATNERRGFNVDLVTEIARVLGLRIQWEEMAFAQLIPALTTNRIDFSGSSMTDLPSRRDRLSFVDYVSTGPQIFAMTAQSGDINQPTDLCGKAIATPRTTAYFPTLQAWSQANCVAQGRPAITVVGTEGATATRTDLRQNRVQAAVLGAEYVVYLGQQEPGAIKAIGTPIGRNLSGLAFPKESTVLRDAVAAALDRLIADGTYMALLKKHGLEAQALARAEIDAGQP; encoded by the coding sequence ATGAGCATCCGCACCAGCCTTCTCGCCGCCGGCCTGGCGCTGGCGGCCACCGCGGCCGCCGCCCAGCAGCCGATCCCCCTCCCCGATGCCATCAGGTCGGCCGGCGTCGTCCGCATCGGCATCGAGGCCACCTATCCGCCCATGGCCTACAAGGACCCGGCCACCAACGAGCGGCGGGGCTTCAATGTCGACCTCGTCACGGAGATCGCCCGGGTGCTGGGCCTGCGGATCCAGTGGGAGGAGATGGCCTTCGCGCAGCTGATCCCGGCGCTCACCACCAACCGGATCGACTTCTCGGGCTCGTCCATGACCGACCTGCCCTCGCGGCGCGACCGGCTGTCCTTCGTCGACTATGTCTCCACCGGCCCGCAGATCTTCGCCATGACCGCCCAGTCAGGTGACATCAACCAGCCGACCGACCTCTGCGGCAAGGCCATCGCGACCCCGCGGACGACGGCCTATTTCCCGACCCTCCAGGCCTGGAGCCAGGCGAACTGCGTGGCGCAGGGCCGGCCCGCCATCACCGTGGTGGGGACCGAGGGCGCCACCGCGACCCGCACCGACCTGCGGCAGAACCGCGTCCAGGCGGCGGTCCTCGGCGCGGAATATGTCGTCTATCTCGGCCAGCAGGAGCCCGGCGCCATCAAGGCCATCGGCACACCCATCGGCCGCAACCTGTCCGGCCTCGCCTTTCCGAAAGAGTCGACCGTGCTGCGCGATGCGGTGGCCGCCGCCCTCGACCGGCTCATCGCCGACGGCACCTACATGGCGCTCCTGAAGAAGCACGGCCTGGAGGCCCAGGCCCTCGCCCGCGCCGAGATCGACGCCGGCCAGCCCTGA